Proteins encoded in a region of the Paenibacillus sp. E222 genome:
- a CDS encoding 2-isopropylmalate synthase: MRKIYVFDTTLRDGEQSPGVNLNTREKVEIAHQLERLGIDRMEAGFPAASPGDLAAVNAVAKAVKNVTVIGLSRSREQDIDAVKEALKGAQDPCIHIFLATSPIHRQHKLRMDRAQVLDTARSAIRYAKKTFSKLEFSLEDAGRTEYDFLVEMVNMAVEEGAAVVNIPDTVGYLSPYEYGNIFKHLKENVHNIDKVQLSAHCHNDLGMATANTLAAILNGADQIEGTINGIGERAGNTAIEEIAMALETRQEFFQAKTSLQLSEIARTSRLVSRLTGMIVPGNKAIVGANAFAHESGIHQDGMLKEKTTYEIMTPETIGLKESKLVLGKHSGRHAFRERLIELGYELEDEALNRAFAQFKDLADKKKEVTDEDLLAVIEEKLQDAPEVFKLESIFVTYGDESTPTAKVRIATLDGDTLEQQAEGNGSVDAIYNAIDQVSGEEVTLSDYSIKSVTHGKDALGEVHVVLTQNQISVQGRGVSTDILGASARAYVDGLNKLIEKRKTYTDRVNVNL; the protein is encoded by the coding sequence GTGCGTAAAATCTATGTATTTGACACAACGCTGCGTGATGGAGAACAATCCCCGGGGGTCAATCTGAACACTCGTGAAAAGGTGGAAATTGCGCACCAGCTCGAGCGGCTTGGTATTGACCGAATGGAAGCCGGTTTCCCCGCGGCCTCTCCAGGGGATTTGGCGGCAGTTAATGCAGTAGCCAAAGCGGTCAAAAACGTTACGGTCATTGGCTTGTCCCGCTCCAGAGAGCAGGATATTGATGCCGTAAAAGAGGCGTTGAAGGGCGCTCAAGATCCGTGTATCCATATCTTTTTGGCAACTTCACCTATTCACCGTCAGCACAAATTGCGCATGGACAGAGCCCAGGTTCTCGATACAGCTCGTTCCGCCATTCGTTATGCGAAGAAAACTTTTTCGAAGCTCGAATTCTCGTTGGAGGATGCAGGTCGGACCGAGTATGATTTCCTCGTTGAGATGGTGAATATGGCTGTGGAAGAAGGCGCAGCGGTTGTAAATATCCCGGATACGGTGGGCTATCTGAGCCCATACGAGTACGGTAATATTTTCAAGCATCTAAAGGAAAACGTTCACAACATCGATAAAGTGCAGCTGAGTGCACACTGTCATAATGACCTGGGGATGGCAACTGCCAACACGCTTGCAGCGATTCTGAATGGAGCCGATCAAATTGAGGGCACTATTAACGGCATTGGTGAACGTGCAGGTAATACCGCGATTGAAGAGATTGCCATGGCACTGGAGACACGTCAGGAATTTTTCCAGGCAAAAACTTCGCTGCAACTTTCTGAAATTGCTCGCACAAGTCGTCTCGTGAGTCGTTTGACGGGTATGATTGTACCTGGAAATAAAGCGATTGTTGGTGCGAATGCGTTTGCACACGAATCCGGAATTCACCAGGATGGCATGCTGAAGGAGAAAACAACGTACGAAATTATGACGCCAGAGACCATCGGTCTGAAGGAAAGCAAGCTCGTATTGGGTAAACACTCAGGACGTCATGCCTTCCGTGAGCGCTTGATTGAGCTCGGTTATGAACTGGAAGATGAAGCCTTGAACCGTGCTTTTGCCCAATTCAAAGATCTGGCTGATAAGAAAAAAGAAGTGACGGATGAGGATTTGCTGGCAGTCATCGAAGAGAAATTGCAGGATGCACCTGAGGTGTTTAAACTGGAATCCATCTTTGTGACGTATGGTGATGAATCCACTCCAACAGCTAAAGTTCGCATTGCTACACTTGATGGGGATACGTTGGAACAACAAGCAGAAGGAAATGGATCGGTAGATGCGATCTATAATGCGATTGACCAAGTGAGCGGGGAAGAGGTAACGCTATCCGACTACTCGATCAAATCCGTTACGCATGGTAAGGATGCACTGGGTGAGGTACACGTCGTACTTACTCAAAATCAGATTTCTGTACAAGGACGTGGCGTAAGTACCGATATACTGGGTGCCAGTGCACGTGCTTATGTGGATGGATTGAACAAGTTGATTGAGAAACGCAAAACCTATACGGATCGCGTTAATGTGAACCTGTAA
- the ilvC gene encoding ketol-acid reductoisomerase, protein MPVTTYYEQDAELSVLKGKTIAVIGYGSQGHAQAQNLRDSGLNVVIGLREGKSFDTAKNDGFEVLSPAEATSRADVVQILLPDETQASVYKNEIEPNLKKGAALLFSHGFNVHFGQIVAPKDSDVLLVAPKSPGHMVRRTYVEGFGVPGLIAIEQDATGKAKDIGLAYAKGIGCTRAGVIETSFREETETDLFGEQAVLCGGVSALVKAGFETLTEAGYAPEMAYFECLHELKLIVDLMYEGGLASMRDSISNTAEYGDYVTGPRVVTEDTKKAMKEVLTDIQQGKFARDFILENQSGRAFLTATRRNEAEHPIEVVGGQLREMMHWIKK, encoded by the coding sequence ATGCCAGTAACTACTTATTATGAACAGGATGCAGAGCTTAGCGTATTGAAAGGAAAAACGATTGCGGTCATCGGTTACGGTAGCCAGGGCCATGCCCAAGCTCAAAACCTGCGTGACAGTGGATTGAACGTAGTCATCGGACTTCGTGAAGGTAAATCTTTTGACACTGCAAAAAATGACGGATTCGAAGTTCTGTCCCCGGCTGAAGCAACTAGCCGTGCAGACGTAGTTCAAATTTTGCTGCCTGACGAAACACAAGCTTCTGTATACAAAAACGAAATCGAACCAAACCTGAAAAAAGGTGCTGCATTGCTCTTCTCCCACGGTTTCAACGTTCATTTCGGTCAAATCGTTGCTCCAAAAGACAGCGATGTATTGCTGGTAGCTCCTAAGTCTCCTGGCCACATGGTACGTCGTACCTACGTGGAAGGATTCGGTGTACCAGGCCTGATCGCAATCGAGCAAGATGCAACAGGAAAAGCAAAAGATATCGGTTTGGCTTATGCCAAAGGTATCGGTTGCACGCGTGCAGGGGTTATCGAAACTTCCTTCCGTGAAGAAACAGAAACAGACCTGTTCGGTGAGCAAGCTGTTCTGTGTGGCGGTGTAAGTGCCCTGGTAAAAGCTGGATTTGAAACGTTAACAGAAGCGGGTTACGCTCCTGAAATGGCATACTTCGAGTGTCTGCACGAATTGAAATTGATCGTTGACCTGATGTATGAAGGTGGACTTGCAAGCATGCGTGATTCCATCAGTAACACAGCTGAGTACGGTGACTATGTAACTGGGCCTCGCGTGGTAACTGAAGATACGAAGAAAGCAATGAAAGAAGTTCTGACAGATATCCAACAAGGTAAATTTGCACGTGATTTCATCCTGGAAAACCAATCCGGACGTGCATTCCTGACAGCAACTCGTCGCAACGAAGCTGAACACCCAATCGAAGTGGTTGGCGGACAATTGCGTGAGATGATGCACTGGATCAAAAAGTAA
- the ilvN gene encoding acetolactate synthase small subunit produces MIRHTISILVNDQPGVLQRVSGLFGRRGFNIESITVGQSEEPGLSRMVIVTVGDDKTLEQIEKQLYKIIDVIKVVDFSLKPMVARELALIKVKAEPSERPEILGVVETFRASVVDVGPGSLIVQVVGDTDKIDAMIELLKPYGIRELSRTGVTALVRGNV; encoded by the coding sequence ATGATAAGACATACGATTTCGATATTGGTCAACGATCAGCCTGGCGTCCTGCAGCGGGTATCAGGGTTGTTCGGTCGACGGGGGTTCAACATTGAGAGCATCACGGTAGGTCAATCCGAGGAACCGGGTTTGTCCCGGATGGTCATTGTGACGGTCGGTGATGACAAAACGCTGGAACAGATTGAAAAGCAACTGTACAAAATTATCGATGTCATCAAAGTGGTTGATTTCAGTCTGAAACCGATGGTTGCCCGTGAACTTGCATTGATCAAAGTTAAAGCAGAGCCTTCCGAGCGTCCTGAGATTCTGGGTGTGGTGGAGACATTCCGCGCATCTGTTGTAGATGTTGGTCCAGGCAGCCTGATTGTACAGGTAGTCGGAGACACAGATAAAATTGATGCGATGATCGAACTGCTTAAGCCATACGGCATTCGCGAACTGTCACGTACAGGCGTAACTGCATTGGTACGAGGCAACGTGTAA
- the ilvB gene encoding biosynthetic-type acetolactate synthase large subunit, whose product MGAQIPEVRSTDELREKWMKPEVISGSEILLRSLLLEGVECVFGYPGGAVLYIYDAMYGFEDFKHVLTRHEQGAIHAADGYARASGKVGVCIATSGPGATNLVTGIATAYMDSVPLVVITGNVISSLIGSDAFQEADITGITMPITKHSYLVKDVKDLPRVIHEAFHIANTGRKGPVLIDIPKDVSANKTLFEPITEPVTLRGYNPRTVPNKLQVDRLAQAIQEAERPMILAGGGVVYSGGHEALFEFVEKTGIPITTTLLGLGAFPSGHELWTGMPGMHGTYTSNQAIQKSDLLINIGARFDDRVTGKLDGFAPHAKIVHIDIDPAEIGKNIATDIPIVGDVKTVLEIANKEVQRAERADAWRDQIKQWKQEKPYSYTDSDEVLKPQWVVEMLNDTTKGEAIVTTDVGQHQMWAAQYYKFNQPRSWVTSGGLGTMGFGFPSAIGAQMANPDRLVISINGDGGMQMCSQELAICAINNIPVKIVIINNQVLGMVRQWQEIIYENRYSHIDLAGSPDFVKLAEAYGVKGLRATNKEEAERAWQEALDTPGPVVVEFVVRKEENVYPMVPQGATIDQMLMGDAEE is encoded by the coding sequence ATGGGAGCTCAAATTCCAGAAGTACGATCGACAGATGAATTACGTGAAAAATGGATGAAGCCGGAGGTCATTAGCGGTTCCGAAATTCTGCTGAGAAGCTTGTTGCTGGAAGGTGTAGAGTGCGTTTTTGGTTACCCGGGCGGCGCAGTGTTGTACATTTACGATGCGATGTATGGTTTCGAGGATTTCAAGCACGTATTAACCCGTCACGAACAAGGCGCCATTCATGCGGCTGACGGATATGCACGGGCGAGTGGAAAAGTGGGTGTCTGTATCGCAACCTCCGGACCTGGAGCAACAAATCTGGTTACGGGTATTGCAACAGCGTATATGGACTCGGTACCACTCGTTGTCATTACCGGGAATGTAATCTCCAGCCTGATCGGCTCAGATGCTTTCCAGGAAGCTGATATTACCGGAATCACGATGCCAATAACCAAACACAGTTATCTGGTAAAAGACGTAAAAGATCTGCCACGTGTCATTCATGAGGCATTCCATATTGCGAATACGGGCCGTAAAGGTCCAGTATTAATCGACATTCCAAAAGATGTATCGGCCAACAAAACGTTGTTTGAACCGATAACTGAACCTGTTACATTGAGAGGGTATAACCCACGGACAGTGCCAAACAAACTTCAGGTTGATCGTCTGGCTCAGGCGATTCAGGAAGCAGAACGTCCGATGATTCTGGCAGGCGGCGGTGTAGTTTACTCCGGTGGACACGAAGCGCTGTTCGAATTTGTGGAGAAGACAGGCATTCCAATCACGACAACACTTCTCGGACTTGGAGCATTCCCAAGTGGCCATGAATTGTGGACCGGGATGCCGGGTATGCACGGAACATACACTTCCAATCAGGCGATTCAAAAATCGGATTTGCTGATCAACATCGGCGCAAGATTCGATGACAGGGTAACAGGCAAGTTGGACGGATTCGCTCCACATGCGAAAATTGTGCACATTGATATTGATCCGGCTGAAATTGGCAAAAACATCGCAACGGACATTCCAATCGTTGGTGATGTGAAAACGGTTCTCGAAATAGCGAACAAAGAGGTTCAACGCGCTGAACGTGCGGATGCTTGGAGAGATCAGATCAAACAGTGGAAACAAGAGAAACCTTACAGCTACACAGATTCAGACGAAGTTTTGAAACCGCAATGGGTTGTGGAAATGCTGAATGATACAACCAAAGGCGAAGCAATCGTGACTACGGACGTTGGACAGCATCAAATGTGGGCTGCTCAGTATTACAAATTCAACCAGCCACGTTCATGGGTAACCTCCGGTGGACTGGGAACGATGGGTTTTGGATTCCCTTCTGCAATTGGTGCTCAAATGGCCAACCCGGACAGACTCGTTATTTCGATCAACGGTGACGGCGGCATGCAGATGTGTTCTCAAGAACTTGCGATCTGTGCCATTAACAACATCCCGGTGAAAATTGTTATTATCAACAATCAGGTCCTTGGAATGGTACGTCAGTGGCAAGAGATCATCTACGAGAACCGTTATAGTCATATCGACTTGGCAGGCAGCCCTGATTTTGTAAAACTTGCTGAAGCTTATGGTGTAAAAGGATTGCGTGCAACCAACAAGGAAGAAGCCGAGCGTGCTTGGCAAGAAGCCCTGGATACACCAGGACCGGTCGTTGTTGAGTTCGTAGTACGCAAGGAAGAAAATGTATATCCAATGGTTCCGCAAGGAGCGACAATCGATCAAATGCTGATGGGGGATGCTGAGGAATGA
- a CDS encoding GNAT family N-acetyltransferase: MIRQRKSKLDDAAIMRLIDSQLVPLSHMSESEINKIRKDIPLRMNRGMTFVVSSNPDNEAVAFIHFLMHGELLYVDMMAVATKEQRKRYGQNLLLKAENFAASRGCKRSKVMVDEGNTKGLQFYQKNGYRTIRYIMLSRCYELEKTL; the protein is encoded by the coding sequence GTGATTCGGCAACGTAAATCCAAGCTGGATGATGCCGCCATAATGAGGCTGATTGACTCTCAACTTGTTCCTCTATCTCATATGAGTGAAAGTGAAATCAATAAAATACGCAAAGATATACCCCTGCGAATGAACAGGGGCATGACCTTTGTTGTCTCATCGAATCCTGACAACGAAGCTGTCGCATTCATTCATTTTCTCATGCACGGCGAACTGCTGTATGTGGATATGATGGCTGTTGCCACAAAAGAACAGCGAAAGAGATATGGTCAGAACTTGCTGCTCAAAGCAGAAAATTTCGCAGCATCTCGAGGTTGCAAAAGATCCAAAGTGATGGTTGATGAAGGCAATACAAAAGGCCTGCAATTTTACCAAAAAAATGGATATAGAACGATTCGATACATTATGTTAAGCCGCTGTTACGAGTTGGAAAAAACATTATAA
- a CDS encoding ABC transporter permease: MDLLTIGQIINTTLVFATALIFASLGGIFSEKSGVTNLGLEGFMVFGAFAAGIAAHYAQEAGMGGTTSAWMGILFAVVLGVVVSLIHAVASITFKADQIISGIVINFLAAGSTLYLVKLLFEGSGDSPLVQGFSKFDVPLLKDIPLLGEAFFKNVYPTTYLAVLFVFLTYYIMYKTPFGLRLRSVGEHPSAADTVGVKVRRYRYVAVMISGALAAIGGAAITLTTTGTFSHNTVSGQGYIAIAAMIFGKWNPIGAFGAAVFFGFSQAIRNYVQLFEWSQSIPQEIIYMLPYLLTIIVLVAAVGRSSAPSALGEPYDPGKR; encoded by the coding sequence ATGGACTTGTTGACAATTGGGCAAATTATCAATACGACGCTTGTCTTTGCCACGGCATTGATTTTTGCATCCCTGGGCGGGATTTTCTCGGAAAAATCCGGTGTGACTAACCTTGGACTTGAAGGTTTCATGGTATTTGGTGCGTTTGCTGCGGGGATTGCTGCGCATTATGCACAAGAAGCTGGCATGGGTGGAACAACGTCTGCATGGATGGGGATTTTGTTCGCAGTTGTGCTGGGCGTAGTGGTTTCACTGATCCACGCGGTTGCCTCCATTACGTTTAAGGCAGACCAAATTATCAGCGGTATCGTTATTAACTTTCTGGCAGCAGGAAGTACACTTTATCTGGTAAAGCTGCTGTTTGAAGGATCAGGCGATTCACCATTGGTGCAAGGATTCAGCAAGTTTGATGTGCCACTGTTAAAAGATATTCCTTTGCTTGGGGAAGCTTTCTTCAAGAATGTGTACCCGACAACTTATCTGGCTGTTTTGTTCGTCTTTCTGACGTATTACATTATGTACAAAACCCCATTCGGTCTTCGTCTTCGCTCGGTTGGTGAACATCCTAGTGCTGCGGATACCGTAGGTGTTAAAGTGCGTCGTTACCGTTATGTTGCGGTTATGATCAGTGGTGCGCTGGCTGCTATTGGTGGAGCTGCAATCACGCTGACTACGACGGGTACATTCTCTCATAATACTGTTTCCGGCCAAGGTTACATTGCGATTGCAGCGATGATCTTTGGTAAGTGGAATCCGATTGGCGCCTTTGGGGCGGCTGTGTTCTTTGGTTTCTCTCAAGCTATCCGGAACTATGTACAGTTGTTCGAATGGTCTCAAAGTATTCCCCAGGAAATTATTTATATGCTGCCATACCTGCTCACCATCATCGTGCTCGTTGCGGCTGTTGGACGCTCTTCTGCTCCGTCCGCACTCGGGGAACCGTATGATCCGGGGAAAAGGTAA
- a CDS encoding ABC transporter permease: MSNVLKWFTRDSFILPIVAIIMGLILGGIVMLIGGYNPIEAYSALFTKVFGDMYNFGEAVREMTPLIMTGLAFAFAARAGLFNIGGEGQFLVGMTAATFVGVKFAGLPIYIHAPLALIAGAVFGGLWAAIAGYLKAARGVNEVISSIMLNWIGLYLANLIVRQFLLLKGENRSVDISDTASISLTWLSELMGNSRVHMGTLIALVMAVLFYIYMWKTKQGYEIRAVGYNPNAAEYAGMHVNRNIVKAMFISGMLAGLGGAFQVLGVFQYQTVMSGSPGTGFDGIAVALIGLNHPFGVLLGALLFGTLTYGSAGMSFAADVPPEIIRIVIGSIIFFIAAQGIVRWVLKPFYSKRKKEKVL; this comes from the coding sequence ATGAGTAACGTATTGAAATGGTTTACCCGTGATTCATTTATATTACCTATTGTAGCCATCATTATGGGTCTGATCCTCGGTGGTATTGTCATGCTGATCGGCGGATACAACCCGATTGAAGCTTACAGCGCATTGTTTACGAAGGTTTTCGGAGACATGTACAACTTTGGTGAAGCAGTCCGGGAAATGACACCGCTCATTATGACAGGACTTGCATTTGCATTTGCGGCACGTGCAGGACTGTTTAATATCGGGGGAGAAGGACAATTTCTCGTCGGTATGACTGCGGCAACTTTTGTAGGTGTGAAGTTTGCAGGTCTGCCAATCTACATTCATGCTCCACTGGCTTTGATTGCTGGTGCAGTATTTGGTGGTCTGTGGGCAGCTATTGCCGGTTACCTGAAAGCAGCGCGTGGGGTTAACGAAGTTATCAGTAGTATCATGCTGAACTGGATTGGTCTGTATCTGGCCAACCTGATCGTGCGCCAATTCCTGCTGTTAAAAGGTGAAAATCGTTCGGTGGATATCAGTGATACCGCATCGATTAGTCTGACATGGCTTTCCGAGCTGATGGGCAACTCTCGTGTCCACATGGGAACATTGATTGCTCTTGTCATGGCTGTACTCTTTTATATTTACATGTGGAAAACCAAACAAGGGTACGAGATTCGTGCCGTAGGATATAACCCGAATGCGGCAGAGTATGCGGGTATGCATGTCAATCGCAATATCGTGAAAGCTATGTTTATCAGTGGTATGCTTGCAGGTCTTGGCGGTGCATTCCAGGTACTTGGTGTGTTCCAATACCAGACCGTTATGTCAGGCTCGCCGGGAACAGGTTTTGACGGCATCGCGGTTGCACTGATTGGTTTGAATCATCCGTTCGGTGTGTTGCTGGGCGCGTTGTTGTTCGGTACGCTCACTTATGGATCTGCGGGAATGAGCTTTGCTGCGGATGTACCGCCCGAGATTATTCGGATTGTTATCGGTTCGATTATCTTCTTCATTGCGGCACAAGGCATCGTGCGCTGGGTACTTAAACCGTTCTATTCCAAGCGCAAGAAAGAGAAGGTGTTGTAG
- a CDS encoding ABC transporter ATP-binding protein: protein MGAATPVVELKQITKRFPGIVANDAISLQLRKGEIHALLGENGAGKSTLMNIVFGLYQPDEGSIEVNGKPVIIDSPNKAIDLGIGMVHQHFKLVQPFTVTENIILGSEPRKGLNINYKKAAAEVQRLSEQYGLKVNPHAKIHDISVGMQQRVEIVKTLYRGADILIFDEPTAVLTPQEIKELMVIMKKLVAEGKSIILITHKLKEIMEISDTVTIIRRGKVIDSVITSETNPNELAEKMVGRNVTFKVDKKPATPGNNVLEVSKLTAKNKEGISVLNELNLNVRAGEIVGIAGVDGNGQSELIEALTGLRKVDSGSIRLEGKELSNHSPRHISESGVAHIPEDRHKHGLVLDFSVSENIVLESYYKAPYTRKGFLNFDAIKKQAKRLVEAFDVRTPSIETKARSLSGGNQQKAIIAREVDKNPELLIAAQPTRGLDVGAIEFVQKQLIAQRDQGKAVLLISFELDEIINVSDRIAVIYEGQIVGEVLPEETNDRELGLMMAGSTQKRGTVHE from the coding sequence ATGGGTGCAGCAACCCCCGTCGTTGAGTTGAAACAAATCACGAAGCGTTTCCCAGGCATTGTTGCCAACGACGCCATCAGCCTTCAGCTTCGTAAAGGCGAGATCCATGCTCTACTGGGCGAAAACGGCGCTGGTAAATCAACGTTGATGAATATTGTCTTTGGTCTCTATCAGCCGGATGAAGGTTCCATTGAAGTGAATGGCAAGCCTGTCATCATCGACAGCCCTAACAAAGCAATCGATCTTGGCATCGGCATGGTGCATCAGCACTTTAAGCTTGTACAGCCGTTCACGGTAACAGAGAACATTATTTTGGGATCTGAACCAAGGAAAGGTCTCAACATTAATTATAAAAAAGCTGCTGCTGAAGTGCAGCGTCTGTCTGAACAGTATGGACTCAAAGTGAATCCGCATGCCAAAATTCATGACATTTCTGTCGGAATGCAGCAACGTGTTGAGATTGTAAAAACGTTGTATCGTGGTGCAGACATTCTTATTTTTGACGAGCCTACTGCTGTATTAACACCTCAGGAAATCAAAGAACTGATGGTAATCATGAAAAAGTTGGTGGCCGAAGGCAAATCCATTATTCTGATTACACACAAACTGAAAGAAATCATGGAAATCTCAGATACGGTAACGATTATTCGCCGGGGTAAAGTGATTGATTCCGTTATAACATCAGAAACGAATCCGAATGAGTTGGCAGAAAAAATGGTTGGTCGCAATGTCACATTTAAAGTGGACAAAAAGCCGGCTACACCAGGAAACAATGTGCTTGAAGTTAGCAAATTGACCGCCAAAAACAAAGAAGGTATCTCGGTTCTGAACGAACTTAACCTGAATGTACGTGCAGGAGAGATTGTGGGAATCGCAGGTGTCGATGGTAATGGACAGAGCGAACTGATTGAGGCTCTTACCGGACTGCGTAAAGTAGATAGCGGTTCGATTCGTCTCGAGGGTAAAGAACTGTCTAATCATTCTCCGCGCCATATTTCGGAGTCGGGTGTAGCCCATATTCCGGAAGACCGGCACAAACATGGACTTGTCCTTGATTTTTCTGTGAGTGAAAATATCGTCCTGGAATCGTATTATAAAGCTCCTTATACGCGTAAAGGATTCCTTAACTTCGATGCTATTAAGAAGCAAGCGAAACGTCTTGTGGAGGCATTTGATGTGCGTACACCAAGCATTGAAACGAAAGCCCGCTCTTTATCGGGAGGGAACCAACAGAAAGCCATTATCGCACGTGAGGTTGATAAGAACCCAGAACTGCTTATTGCTGCCCAGCCAACTCGTGGTCTGGACGTAGGTGCTATTGAGTTTGTGCAAAAACAATTGATTGCACAACGTGATCAGGGCAAAGCGGTATTGCTGATCTCATTCGAGCTGGATGAAATTATCAACGTATCCGACCGAATTGCTGTCATTTATGAAGGACAGATCGTGGGCGAGGTGCTGCCGGAAGAAACCAATGACAGGGAGCTCGGCTTGATGATGGCGGGCAGCACCCAAAAGAGAGGTACTGTGCATGAGTAA
- a CDS encoding BMP family protein has product MKKMLSLSLVMLLAVSVMLAGCGSKPKEETNAGGTTGGENTEAKSDLKIGMVTDVGGVNDKSFNQSAWEALQATETETGVAVKYLQSKSDEEYIPNLNEFVKGGYDLTWGIGFQLADAIKTVAEQNPDSKLAIIDSVVDAPNVKSVTFAEEEGSYLVGVVAGLTTKSNKIGFVGGMESPLIKKFEVGFREGVKAVNPNAEFISNYTGAFDKPDLGKAAAATLYNKGVDIIFHASGATGNGVFNEAIARKKQGQDVWVIGVDKDQSLEFGDDVTLTSMIKKVDEAVKRVNQEIIDGTFKGGAENLTLKENGVGVADTSTKNVSADILAKVDEYKEKIINGEIKVPTE; this is encoded by the coding sequence ATGAAAAAGATGCTCAGCTTGTCTTTGGTCATGTTGCTGGCAGTATCGGTTATGCTCGCAGGTTGCGGTAGCAAACCGAAAGAGGAAACAAATGCCGGAGGAACTACAGGTGGCGAAAACACTGAAGCTAAATCCGATTTGAAAATCGGTATGGTTACTGACGTAGGTGGAGTTAACGACAAATCGTTTAACCAATCCGCTTGGGAAGCTCTGCAAGCAACTGAAACTGAAACAGGTGTAGCTGTTAAATACCTGCAAAGTAAATCCGATGAAGAGTACATTCCAAACCTGAACGAGTTCGTTAAAGGTGGATATGATCTGACTTGGGGTATCGGTTTCCAATTGGCTGATGCGATCAAGACTGTAGCTGAACAAAATCCTGATTCCAAACTCGCGATCATCGACAGTGTTGTTGATGCTCCTAACGTTAAATCCGTAACATTTGCTGAAGAAGAAGGTTCTTACTTGGTAGGTGTTGTAGCTGGTCTGACAACTAAATCAAACAAAATTGGTTTTGTAGGCGGTATGGAAAGCCCACTGATCAAAAAGTTTGAAGTAGGTTTCAGAGAAGGCGTTAAAGCTGTTAATCCTAATGCTGAGTTCATTTCGAACTACACAGGTGCATTTGATAAGCCTGACCTTGGTAAAGCAGCAGCAGCTACACTTTACAACAAAGGCGTAGATATCATTTTCCACGCTTCCGGTGCTACGGGTAATGGTGTGTTCAATGAAGCAATCGCTCGTAAGAAACAAGGCCAAGACGTTTGGGTTATCGGTGTAGATAAAGACCAATCCCTGGAGTTTGGTGATGATGTAACACTGACTTCCATGATCAAAAAAGTTGACGAAGCTGTTAAGCGCGTAAACCAAGAAATCATTGATGGAACATTCAAAGGCGGAGCTGAGAATCTGACTTTGAAAGAAAATGGTGTAGGTGTCGCTGATACTTCTACGAAAAATGTTTCTGCTGATATCCTTGCAAAAGTGGACGAATACAAAGAAAAAATCATCAACGGCGAAATCAAAGTTCCTACAGAGTAA
- the rplT gene encoding 50S ribosomal protein L20, whose product MARVKGGFVVRRRHKKVLKLARGYFGSKHRIFKTANEQVMKSLVYAYRDRRNTKRNFRRLWIVRINAAARMNGLSYNKLIHGLKLAGVDMNRKMLADLAVNDINAFNSLATVAKGKINA is encoded by the coding sequence ATGGCAAGAGTAAAAGGCGGTTTTGTAGTACGTCGTCGTCATAAAAAGGTTTTGAAACTGGCAAGAGGTTATTTCGGTTCCAAACACCGTATTTTTAAAACAGCTAACGAGCAAGTAATGAAATCCCTGGTATACGCATACCGTGACCGTCGCAACACAAAACGTAACTTCCGCAGACTGTGGATCGTTCGTATCAATGCTGCAGCACGTATGAATGGTTTGTCTTACAACAAACTGATCCATGGATTGAAACTTGCTGGAGTTGACATGAACCGTAAAATGTTGGCTGATCTGGCCGTTAACGACATCAATGCGTTCAACTCTTTGGCTACTGTAGCTAAAGGCAAAATCAACGCTTAA
- the rpmI gene encoding 50S ribosomal protein L35 codes for MPKMKTHSSLKGRFKITGSGKVLRYKAHKNHLLSHKSKRAKRVLNGNPVMAAGDVRRLKQGLANLK; via the coding sequence ATGCCTAAAATGAAAACACACAGCAGTTTGAAAGGACGCTTCAAAATTACCGGTTCCGGTAAAGTCTTGCGTTACAAAGCTCACAAAAACCACTTGCTTTCCCACAAATCAAAACGTGCTAAGCGCGTTCTGAACGGTAACCCAGTTATGGCTGCCGGGGACGTAAGACGTTTGAAACAAGGTCTGGCTAACTTGAAATAG